One Streptomyces lincolnensis genomic region harbors:
- a CDS encoding DUF2264 domain-containing protein, which translates to MSIPFELPAEDRESSPYTGYTRAHWEAVADGLLTAAWRWGTPGCALLDLPGRPSGSGVRSDGLEGYARTFLAAAFRVAGSGGDDPHGWLDRYARGLASGTRTPGREDTESWPLILDHHIQGQPMVESASVALGLRLTAPWLWKHLDDAVRDRAEEWLRGALRHTPAPNNWYLFPFTVAGFLESVGRGDAETAAARERALELMETWYRGEGWYADGDGRAFDHYNGWALHLYPVLDAHLAGDTRLAARYGPRLRAHLEGFAPTFGADGAPLHFGRSLTYRFAASAAVGLGALTGDTPLAPGASRRLASGSLRHFLDRGALTEDGLLSLGWYGPHEATLQSYSGPASPYWASKAFVSLLAPADHPLWTAREEAAPVEEADRVLALSAPGLLVQSTRADGIVRLHNHGSDHVRPHEAEDPEAEDPHYGRQAYSTRTGPTSTANLADNHLAVEVNGRRSVRRRIHPLGAGHGDGWGWAASWHRPAFAGGPPMVPGLRVESVTVARGPYELRVHRVIGAPAGTRVTQTGWATGPEEDLVSTLHGLHGWDADSETVRAPQGTAYTRWAQVPRLSGPAGGTTVHVGLATLSTGAATADPAAAVSGLTLDADGVEVTWTGDGGRTRIAFEPVRVTHE; encoded by the coding sequence ATGAGCATCCCCTTCGAACTCCCCGCGGAGGACCGCGAGTCGAGCCCGTACACCGGATACACCCGGGCCCACTGGGAGGCGGTGGCGGACGGGCTCCTGACGGCGGCGTGGCGCTGGGGCACACCCGGCTGCGCCCTGCTCGACCTGCCCGGACGGCCCTCGGGGTCGGGGGTGCGCTCCGACGGGCTGGAGGGCTACGCCCGCACATTCCTCGCCGCCGCCTTCCGGGTGGCGGGCTCCGGCGGCGACGACCCGCACGGCTGGCTGGACCGGTACGCGCGAGGCCTGGCCTCGGGCACCCGTACCCCCGGCCGCGAGGACACCGAGTCCTGGCCGCTGATCCTCGACCACCACATCCAGGGCCAGCCGATGGTCGAGTCGGCGTCGGTCGCGCTCGGGCTGCGGCTGACGGCGCCCTGGCTGTGGAAGCACCTCGACGACGCCGTACGGGACCGGGCCGAGGAGTGGCTGCGCGGGGCGCTGCGGCACACGCCCGCGCCGAACAACTGGTACCTGTTCCCCTTCACCGTGGCCGGGTTCCTGGAGTCCGTGGGCCGCGGGGACGCCGAGACGGCGGCGGCGCGCGAGCGCGCGCTGGAGCTGATGGAGACCTGGTACCGGGGCGAGGGCTGGTACGCCGACGGCGACGGGCGCGCCTTCGACCACTACAACGGCTGGGCGCTGCACCTGTATCCGGTGCTCGACGCCCACCTCGCGGGCGACACCCGGCTCGCCGCCCGCTACGGCCCGCGGCTGCGCGCCCATCTGGAGGGTTTCGCCCCGACCTTCGGCGCGGACGGGGCTCCGCTGCACTTCGGCCGCTCCCTGACGTACCGTTTCGCTGCCTCCGCCGCCGTCGGCCTGGGTGCGCTGACCGGCGACACACCGCTGGCCCCCGGCGCCTCCCGACGGCTCGCGAGCGGCAGCCTGCGCCACTTCCTCGACCGCGGCGCGCTCACCGAGGACGGGCTGCTGAGCCTGGGCTGGTACGGCCCGCACGAGGCCACCCTCCAGTCGTACTCGGGTCCGGCGTCGCCGTACTGGGCGTCGAAGGCGTTCGTGTCGCTCCTCGCTCCCGCCGACCATCCGCTGTGGACGGCCCGCGAGGAGGCCGCGCCGGTGGAGGAGGCCGACCGGGTCCTCGCGCTGTCCGCACCGGGGCTGCTGGTGCAGTCGACGCGCGCCGACGGGATCGTACGACTGCACAACCACGGCAGCGACCATGTGCGCCCGCACGAGGCGGAGGACCCGGAGGCCGAGGATCCGCACTACGGGCGGCAGGCGTACTCCACCCGGACCGGGCCGACGTCGACCGCCAACCTCGCCGACAACCACCTGGCGGTGGAGGTGAACGGTCGGCGCAGCGTCCGGCGGCGGATCCATCCGCTCGGTGCGGGGCACGGCGACGGCTGGGGCTGGGCCGCCTCGTGGCACCGGCCCGCGTTCGCCGGGGGCCCGCCGATGGTGCCGGGGCTGCGGGTGGAGAGCGTGACGGTGGCCCGCGGACCGTACGAGCTGCGGGTGCACCGGGTGATCGGCGCTCCGGCCGGCACCCGCGTCACCCAGACCGGGTGGGCGACCGGCCCCGAGGAGGACCTGGTCTCCACGCTGCACGGCCTGCACGGCTGGGACGCCGACAGCGAGACGGTCCGCGCTCCGCAGGGCACCGCGTACACCCGCTGGGCCCAGGTACCGCGGCTGAGCGGCCCCGCCGGGGGCACCACCGTCCACGTCGGCCTGGCGACCCTGTCCACCGGGGCCGCGACAGCCGACCCGGCCGCGGCCGTCTCCGGCCTGACGCTCGACGCGGACGGCGTCGAGGTCACCTGGACCGGGGACGGCGGACGGACCCGGATCGCGTTCGAGCCGGTGCGGGTGACGCACGAGTGA
- a CDS encoding hydroxyacid dehydrogenase: MSQEAAAAVLDAESLDALRALCDLAPLPALDDLSTSRAREVLADVDVLITGWGCPPLDERVLEAAPRLRAVVHTAGSVRGHVTDACWERGIEVSSAAAANAVPVAEYTLAMILLSGKHVLERARDYRASQRRTWLGTPRSVGNYRRTIGILSASLVGRRVVELLRPHDVDVVLHDPYVTDTDAAELGVERVELAELFARCDTVSVHTPLLPATRGLVGRALIESMPADAVLINTSRGAVVDQEALTDALLAGRIRAVLDVTDPEILPPEHPLWRCENALITPHLAGSEGNEWRRLADHAVAETAHWASGAGFRHPVRRERLAFLA; encoded by the coding sequence ATGTCCCAGGAGGCCGCCGCGGCCGTCCTCGACGCCGAGTCGCTCGACGCGCTGCGCGCGCTCTGCGATCTCGCCCCGCTCCCCGCGCTGGACGACCTGTCGACCTCCCGGGCGCGTGAAGTCCTCGCCGACGTCGATGTGTTGATCACCGGCTGGGGCTGTCCGCCGCTGGACGAGCGGGTGCTGGAGGCCGCGCCCCGGCTGCGGGCCGTGGTGCACACGGCGGGCAGCGTGCGCGGCCATGTCACCGACGCCTGCTGGGAACGCGGCATCGAGGTCTCCTCCGCCGCCGCGGCCAACGCCGTGCCGGTGGCCGAGTACACCCTCGCCATGATCCTGCTCTCCGGCAAGCACGTCCTGGAACGGGCCCGCGACTACCGCGCCTCCCAGCGGCGCACCTGGCTCGGCACACCCCGCAGCGTCGGCAACTACCGCCGTACCATCGGCATCCTGTCGGCGTCGCTCGTCGGCCGCCGGGTCGTGGAGCTGCTGCGCCCGCACGACGTCGACGTCGTGCTGCACGACCCGTACGTCACGGACACCGACGCCGCCGAACTCGGTGTCGAGCGCGTGGAGTTGGCGGAGCTGTTCGCCCGCTGCGACACCGTCAGCGTGCACACGCCGCTGCTGCCCGCGACCCGCGGTCTGGTCGGCCGTGCCCTGATCGAGTCGATGCCGGCCGACGCCGTGCTGATCAACACCTCGCGCGGGGCGGTCGTCGACCAGGAGGCCCTCACCGACGCCCTGCTGGCGGGGCGGATCCGGGCCGTCCTGGATGTCACCGATCCCGAGATCCTGCCACCGGAACATCCGTTGTGGCGGTGCGAGAACGCGCTCATCACCCCGCACCTCGCCGGTTCCGAGGGCAACGAGTGGCGCCGGCTCGCCGACCACGCCGTGGCCGAGACGGCGCACTGGGCCTCCGGTGCCGGGTTCCGGCATCCCGTACGACGCGAAAGGCTGGCCTTCCTCGCATGA
- a CDS encoding carbohydrate ABC transporter permease, which produces MSAHDSTLLRPRLLGRATVNVVVAISVLYTVLPGLWLVLAASKDRDALFSSDLLSLGDFSLAQNVRDLFAMDGGLYSRWYVNSLLYAVLGAALGALISVACGYAFDKYRFRHKEKMFGLVLAAVMVPQTVLALPLYLMASEAGVVNTFWAVFIPVLFNPFGVYLGRIFSQGYVPDEVLEAARIDGAGELVAYFRVALRMLGPGLVTVFLFQLTAIWNNFFLPMVMLSNQDLYPVSLGLYQWNSSASVSPEYYSVVITGSLLAVVPLILAFVLLQRFWRAGLTAGAVK; this is translated from the coding sequence ATGAGCGCCCATGACAGCACCCTGCTGCGCCCCCGGCTGCTGGGCCGTGCGACCGTCAACGTGGTCGTCGCGATCTCCGTGCTCTACACCGTGCTGCCGGGCCTGTGGCTGGTGCTCGCCGCGTCGAAGGACCGGGACGCGCTGTTCAGCAGCGATCTGCTGTCGCTGGGCGACTTCTCGCTCGCGCAGAACGTGCGCGACCTGTTCGCCATGGACGGCGGGCTGTACAGCCGCTGGTACGTCAACAGCCTGCTGTACGCGGTCCTCGGCGCCGCGCTCGGTGCCCTGATCAGCGTCGCCTGCGGGTACGCCTTCGACAAGTACCGCTTCCGGCACAAGGAGAAGATGTTCGGTCTGGTCCTGGCGGCGGTGATGGTGCCGCAGACCGTGCTGGCGCTGCCGCTCTACCTGATGGCGTCCGAGGCCGGCGTGGTCAACACCTTCTGGGCGGTGTTCATCCCGGTCCTGTTCAATCCGTTCGGGGTCTACCTCGGCCGGATCTTCAGCCAGGGATACGTCCCCGACGAGGTGCTGGAGGCGGCGCGCATCGACGGCGCGGGCGAACTGGTCGCCTACTTCAGGGTGGCGCTGCGGATGCTCGGCCCCGGTCTGGTGACCGTCTTCCTGTTCCAGCTCACCGCGATCTGGAACAACTTCTTCCTGCCGATGGTGATGCTGTCGAACCAGGACCTGTATCCGGTCAGTCTGGGCCTGTACCAGTGGAACAGCTCGGCGTCGGTCTCCCCCGAGTACTACTCCGTGGTGATCACGGGTTCGCTGCTCGCCGTCGTGCCGCTGATCCTGGCCTTCGTCCTGCTCCAGCGGTTCTGGCGGGCCGGTCTGACCGCGGGAGCCGTCAAGTGA
- a CDS encoding carbohydrate ABC transporter permease, giving the protein MTATTQQPAPATAPPPTAPVAGLRARKAARRRRLAACGVLMTPFFVLLVTVFLIPVGTAVYLSFFSDDQPGLGFGPERTVFVGLRSYAAVLTDPTFLGGLGTVALYCLIYLPLMVVGALVLALLLDSGVVRLRAWAQLGLFLPHAVPGIIAALIWLYLYTPGISPIIELFAKADITIDFLGVHTVIPSIVNIALWSNLGYNMVVFYAALQAVPREVIEASVVDGAGPVRTALQVKTPLVRASIVMVSIFTLIWALQLFTEPMLLNLSSPMISSRFSPSMYIYDAAFTRNNYSLAAAASVVLLLCTIALSYGVTRWTSRADAQEAR; this is encoded by the coding sequence ATGACCGCGACCACCCAGCAGCCCGCGCCGGCCACGGCCCCGCCGCCCACCGCGCCCGTCGCCGGGCTCCGCGCCCGCAAGGCGGCCCGGCGTCGCCGGCTCGCCGCCTGCGGTGTGCTGATGACGCCCTTCTTCGTCCTGCTGGTCACCGTCTTCCTGATCCCCGTCGGCACGGCCGTCTACCTCAGCTTCTTCAGCGACGACCAGCCCGGTCTCGGCTTCGGCCCCGAGCGCACCGTCTTCGTCGGCCTGCGCAGCTACGCGGCGGTCCTGACCGACCCCACCTTCCTCGGCGGCCTCGGCACCGTCGCCCTGTACTGCCTGATCTACCTCCCGCTCATGGTCGTCGGGGCGCTCGTCCTGGCGCTGCTGCTGGACTCCGGTGTCGTACGGCTGCGCGCCTGGGCGCAGTTGGGGCTGTTCCTGCCGCACGCGGTGCCCGGGATCATCGCCGCGCTGATCTGGCTCTACCTGTACACGCCCGGCATCAGCCCGATCATCGAGCTGTTCGCGAAGGCCGACATCACGATCGACTTCCTGGGCGTGCACACCGTCATCCCGTCCATCGTGAACATCGCCCTGTGGAGCAACCTCGGCTACAACATGGTGGTCTTCTACGCCGCTCTCCAGGCCGTGCCCCGCGAGGTGATCGAGGCGTCCGTCGTCGACGGCGCCGGACCGGTGCGCACCGCGCTCCAGGTCAAGACACCGCTGGTGCGCGCCTCGATCGTGATGGTCTCGATCTTCACGCTGATCTGGGCACTCCAGCTGTTCACCGAGCCGATGCTGCTCAACCTCTCCTCCCCCATGATCAGCTCCCGGTTCTCGCCGAGCATGTACATCTACGACGCGGCGTTCACCCGCAACAACTACAGCCTGGCGGCGGCCGCCTCGGTCGTCCTGCTGCTGTGCACGATCGCCCTGTCCTACGGCGTCACCCGCTGGACCAGCCGCGCCGACGCCCAGGAGGCCCGATGA
- a CDS encoding ABC transporter substrate-binding protein: protein MPGRPSRRSVLAATAAVPLSGAVSACSGSSDAQVSSTGKTVITFWSALRGSQEVVDAFNKTHDRIQVDFQQIPSGGQGGYAKLSNAARAGNSPDVATIEYPQVPGFAIDGVARDITDLVSDTLRAKLLPQALGLTTFEKRTFSVPLDVEPMVMHYRTDLFDRYGLKVPRTWDEFAELARAVRRKVSDRRLVLFPTDGMTQFAAYAWQAGARWFDTGRGAWNVSLADAPSRRVAAYWQGLIDRDDIFMNAVESRQSDAQIGNGLVLTRLSGAWDAGAQMNARPGQKGQWRIAPLPQWDTARPAVGTHGGSTFAVTKDCRHPEAAMEFIEWQVSHPDALRARLSSGTSSQYPAVSDLIAVGREAFDRSYYGGQDIYELFEQEAAKIRDGWVWGPRMTATQKVMQDAFARASAGQGSLVESLRTAQEGTMPDLKALGLSTTEHTT from the coding sequence ATGCCCGGTCGACCCAGCCGTCGGTCGGTGCTCGCCGCGACGGCCGCCGTGCCGCTGTCAGGAGCCGTGAGCGCCTGTAGCGGATCGTCGGATGCCCAAGTGAGCAGCACCGGCAAGACGGTCATCACGTTCTGGTCCGCCCTGCGCGGCAGCCAGGAGGTGGTCGACGCCTTCAACAAGACACACGACCGTATCCAGGTCGACTTCCAGCAGATCCCCTCCGGGGGACAGGGCGGTTACGCCAAACTCAGCAACGCGGCCCGGGCCGGCAACTCCCCCGACGTCGCCACCATCGAGTACCCGCAGGTCCCCGGCTTCGCCATCGACGGCGTCGCCCGCGACATCACGGACCTCGTCAGCGACACCCTGCGCGCCAAACTGCTGCCCCAGGCGCTCGGCCTGACCACCTTCGAGAAACGCACCTTCAGTGTCCCGCTGGACGTCGAGCCGATGGTCATGCACTACCGCACCGACCTGTTCGACCGGTACGGCCTGAAGGTGCCGCGCACCTGGGACGAGTTCGCCGAGCTGGCCCGCGCCGTGCGCCGCAAGGTGTCCGACCGGCGTCTGGTGCTCTTCCCCACGGACGGGATGACCCAGTTCGCCGCCTACGCCTGGCAGGCGGGCGCGCGGTGGTTCGACACCGGCCGGGGGGCCTGGAACGTGTCCCTCGCCGACGCGCCCAGCCGGCGCGTGGCCGCCTACTGGCAGGGGCTCATCGACCGGGACGACATCTTCATGAACGCCGTGGAGAGCCGGCAGTCCGACGCCCAGATCGGCAACGGGCTGGTGCTGACCCGCCTCAGCGGCGCCTGGGACGCGGGCGCGCAGATGAACGCGCGGCCCGGCCAGAAGGGCCAGTGGCGGATCGCGCCGCTGCCCCAGTGGGACACCGCCCGGCCGGCCGTCGGCACGCACGGCGGCTCCACGTTCGCCGTCACCAAGGACTGCCGGCACCCCGAGGCCGCGATGGAGTTCATCGAGTGGCAGGTCTCCCACCCGGACGCCCTGCGCGCCCGGCTCTCCAGCGGCACCAGCAGCCAGTACCCGGCGGTCTCGGACCTGATCGCCGTCGGACGCGAGGCCTTCGACCGGTCGTACTACGGCGGCCAGGACATCTACGAACTGTTCGAGCAGGAGGCCGCCAAGATCCGCGACGGCTGGGTGTGGGGACCGCGGATGACCGCCACGCAGAAGGTCATGCAGGACGCCTTCGCCCGCGCCAGTGCCGGCCAGGGCTCGCTCGTGGAGTCCCTGCGCACCGCCCAGGAAGGGACCATGCCCGACCTGAAGGCCCTGGGCCTGTCCACCACCGAGCACACCACCTGA
- a CDS encoding substrate-binding domain-containing protein: MREPVDLRRQRILAAVEARGKARVRDLAAELQVSVVTLRRDVEELTREGRLRRGHGVVHTTSSAQELPSSGTAHPEGGDRVALVVPERHSYLYEALHGARTVLEEAGIRIALHIAPQVAGAERPLVERALADGARGLLLAPRWRTPTVEQADYGWLAALEVPAVLMERRPRPGSALHALDSVCSDHWYGAHLAVEHLVGLGHRRIVFATRDDSPTARTLRAAFTEIAAAHPRIEEWAWALSSPAAGHAGPYTDQETADVPTLLRKLGATAAVVHGDVDALMAVQQLAEHDVRVPEDCSMVAYDDVVAGLGATPLTAVTPPKAEVGRVAAQLLLTRLAGGREESVRRVELLPALTVRGSTRAVDTHSE, encoded by the coding sequence GTGCGGGAGCCGGTCGATCTCAGGCGGCAGCGGATCCTGGCCGCGGTGGAGGCGCGCGGGAAGGCGCGGGTGCGGGATCTCGCCGCCGAACTCCAGGTGTCGGTGGTGACGCTGCGCCGGGACGTGGAGGAACTGACCCGCGAGGGCAGGCTGCGCCGCGGCCACGGGGTCGTGCACACGACGTCCTCCGCGCAGGAACTGCCCAGCAGCGGCACCGCCCACCCGGAGGGGGGCGACCGGGTGGCCCTGGTGGTCCCGGAGCGCCACTCGTACCTGTACGAGGCGCTGCACGGAGCGCGGACGGTGCTGGAGGAGGCGGGCATCCGCATCGCGCTGCACATCGCGCCCCAGGTGGCCGGGGCGGAGCGCCCGCTCGTGGAGCGGGCGCTCGCCGACGGCGCGCGCGGCCTGCTACTGGCACCCCGGTGGCGCACGCCCACCGTGGAACAGGCCGACTACGGCTGGCTCGCCGCGCTGGAGGTGCCGGCCGTGCTGATGGAGCGCCGGCCGCGGCCCGGCAGCGCGCTGCACGCGCTGGACTCGGTGTGCTCCGACCACTGGTACGGCGCCCATCTGGCCGTGGAGCACCTGGTGGGGCTCGGTCACCGGCGGATCGTGTTCGCGACCCGGGACGACAGTCCCACCGCTCGGACCCTGCGGGCCGCCTTCACCGAGATCGCCGCCGCCCATCCGCGGATCGAGGAGTGGGCCTGGGCGCTGAGCTCACCGGCGGCCGGTCACGCCGGGCCGTACACGGACCAGGAGACGGCGGACGTGCCGACGCTCCTGCGCAAGCTCGGCGCGACGGCGGCCGTGGTGCACGGTGACGTGGACGCGCTGATGGCCGTCCAGCAGCTGGCGGAACACGACGTACGCGTGCCGGAGGACTGCTCGATGGTGGCGTACGACGATGTGGTGGCCGGGCTGGGCGCGACCCCGCTGACCGCGGTGACCCCGCCGAAGGCGGAGGTCGGGCGGGTCGCGGCGCAGCTGCTGCTCACGCGCCTGGCGGGGGGCCGGGAAGAGTCGGTGCGGCGTGTGGAGCTGCTGCCGGCGCTGACCGTGCGCGGATCGACCCGGGCGGTGGACACGCACAGCGAATGA
- a CDS encoding glycoside hydrolase family 64 protein, with product MRTGLKPQLLSLAAAAALLGSLLTFAVPEPARAAVPDTIPLKVTNNSGRGEPVYVYTIGTDLASGRQGWADANGTFHAWPAGGAPPVPAPDASIPGPAAGQSKTIRIPKFSGRIYFSYGRKLVFQLATGGLVQPAVQNPSDPNHDILFNWSEYTLGDSGLWLNSTQVDMFSAPYAVGVQRADGSTVSTGHLKSGGYNAVLNGLRAQSGGWAGLVRTRSDGTVLRALSPGHGVGSGVLPASVMSGYIDRVWQKYATQTLTVTPFADQPGTKYHGRVSGGVMNFTNGSGAVVTSFQKPDADSVFGCHKLLDAPNDAVRGPLSRTLCAGFNRSTLLVNPQQPDTSAANFYQDPVTNHYARLIHGQMADGKAYAFAFDDVGHHESLVHDGGPRQAYLTLDPFS from the coding sequence GTGCGCACAGGACTCAAACCCCAGCTCTTGTCCCTGGCCGCGGCAGCCGCTCTGCTGGGATCGCTGCTCACGTTCGCGGTGCCGGAGCCCGCCCGGGCCGCGGTGCCGGACACGATTCCACTGAAGGTGACCAACAACTCCGGCCGCGGTGAGCCGGTGTACGTCTACACGATCGGCACGGACCTGGCGAGCGGCCGGCAGGGCTGGGCCGACGCGAACGGCACGTTCCACGCCTGGCCCGCCGGGGGCGCCCCGCCCGTCCCGGCGCCCGACGCGTCCATACCGGGGCCGGCCGCGGGGCAGTCGAAGACGATCCGCATCCCCAAGTTCTCCGGCCGGATCTACTTCTCCTACGGCCGCAAGCTCGTCTTCCAGCTTGCCACCGGCGGGCTGGTGCAGCCGGCCGTGCAGAATCCGAGCGACCCCAACCACGACATCCTGTTCAACTGGTCCGAGTACACGCTGGGCGACTCGGGCCTGTGGCTCAACAGCACCCAGGTCGACATGTTCTCCGCCCCCTACGCGGTCGGCGTCCAGCGCGCCGACGGCAGCACGGTGAGCACCGGACACCTGAAGTCCGGCGGCTACAACGCGGTGCTGAACGGTCTGCGGGCGCAGTCCGGCGGGTGGGCCGGCCTGGTGCGGACACGCTCCGACGGAACCGTCCTGCGGGCGCTCTCCCCCGGTCACGGGGTGGGGAGCGGGGTGCTTCCCGCGTCGGTGATGAGCGGCTACATCGACCGGGTGTGGCAGAAGTACGCCACCCAGACGCTGACGGTGACCCCGTTCGCCGACCAGCCGGGCACCAAGTACCACGGCCGGGTGTCGGGCGGCGTCATGAACTTCACCAACGGCTCCGGCGCGGTCGTCACCAGCTTCCAGAAACCCGACGCGGACAGCGTCTTCGGCTGCCACAAGCTTCTGGACGCCCCGAACGACGCGGTGCGCGGGCCTCTCTCACGCACCCTGTGCGCCGGGTTCAACCGCTCCACGCTGCTGGTCAACCCGCAGCAGCCCGACACCTCGGCGGCGAACTTCTACCAGGACCCGGTGACCAACCACTACGCGCGGCTCATCCACGGGCAGATGGCGGACGGCAAGGCGTACGCGTTCGCCTTCGACGACGTCGGCCACCACGAGTCGCTCGTCCACGACGGCGGCCCGCGGCAGGCGTACCTCACGCTGGACCCGTTCAGCTGA
- a CDS encoding serine hydrolase domain-containing protein: MSLRTALPSKAARRSRGRTAAVLALCLTALSTTAAGAAPQGTDGDALQRRLDRFVTAPGGPPGAIAVLRRGKDVQVVRAGVADLRTGRPPRAHDHMRIASAAKAFSGAVALSLVDRGALRLDDTLRERLPRLPDAWGSVTLRQLLNHTSGLPDFSESAAFRAELVADPRHRFDSRRLLDYVAGEPLRFRPGGRYQYSNSDNIAVALMAEAATGTRYERLLRELVHEPLGLRATSLPQGHRMPEPYLHGYDVNLPEPPQDVSEVVGMSGVWASGGIVSTPADMSRFVRGYAGGALYGKQVLREQRRWVAGASEPAGPGRNLAGLALFRYATRCGVVLGHTGNTLGYTQLVAATPDGSRSLTFSVTTQINRSDPQRLERLRDVQEAFVCALLKGNRH, translated from the coding sequence ATGTCCCTGCGCACTGCCCTGCCCAGCAAAGCCGCCCGCCGCTCACGCGGTCGGACGGCGGCCGTCCTCGCTCTGTGTCTGACGGCACTGTCCACGACCGCCGCCGGTGCCGCACCGCAAGGGACGGACGGCGACGCCTTGCAGCGCCGCCTCGACCGGTTCGTGACCGCTCCGGGCGGCCCGCCCGGCGCGATCGCCGTGCTGCGCCGCGGCAAGGACGTGCAGGTCGTGCGCGCGGGCGTGGCGGACCTGCGCACCGGGCGCCCGCCCCGCGCCCACGACCACATGCGGATCGCGAGCGCGGCGAAGGCCTTCAGCGGTGCGGTGGCCCTGTCCCTGGTCGACCGCGGCGCGCTGCGCCTGGACGACACCCTGCGCGAGCGACTGCCCCGACTGCCGGACGCCTGGGGATCCGTGACGCTCCGTCAACTCCTCAACCACACCAGCGGCCTGCCGGACTTCTCGGAGTCCGCAGCCTTCCGCGCCGAGCTCGTGGCCGACCCCAGGCACCGCTTCGACTCGCGCCGGCTGCTCGACTACGTCGCCGGTGAACCCCTGCGGTTCCGGCCGGGCGGCCGCTACCAGTACTCCAACTCCGACAACATCGCCGTGGCCCTCATGGCCGAGGCGGCCACCGGCACCCGGTACGAACGACTGCTGCGCGAACTCGTCCACGAGCCGCTCGGCCTGCGCGCCACCAGCCTGCCCCAGGGGCACCGGATGCCCGAGCCGTATCTGCACGGCTACGACGTGAACCTGCCCGAGCCGCCGCAGGACGTCAGCGAGGTCGTCGGCATGTCGGGCGTGTGGGCGTCGGGAGGCATCGTCTCCACGCCCGCCGACATGAGCCGCTTCGTGCGCGGCTACGCCGGAGGGGCGCTCTACGGCAAGCAGGTGCTGCGCGAGCAGCGCCGCTGGGTCGCCGGTGCCTCCGAACCCGCGGGCCCGGGCCGCAATCTCGCGGGGCTGGCACTCTTCCGCTATGCGACCCGCTGCGGCGTGGTGCTGGGCCACACCGGCAACACCCTCGGCTACACCCAGCTGGTGGCTGCCACACCGGACGGCAGTCGCTCCCTGACCTTCTCGGTCACCACGCAGATCAACCGCTCCGACCCGCAACGGCTGGAGCGGCTGCGGGACGTCCAGGAGGCGTTCGTCTGCGCACTGCTCAAGGGGAACCGCCACTGA
- the lexA gene encoding transcriptional repressor LexA produces the protein MENSVPARPGRPPGTGAVQGALTARQEDIVLFIRDAVRRQGYPPSMREIGQAVHLASTSSVAHQLMTLERKGVLYRDPHRPRAYRVRDSWAPDLENRAAHPVDVPLVGRIAAGAPLLAEEMVEDVYTLPRQLVGEGEMFALTVAGDSMIDAAICDGDIVIVRRQDSADHGDIVAALLDDEATVKQLHRKDGQVWLLPRNPAYEPIPGDQVQVLGKVAGVLRRL, from the coding sequence ATGGAGAACAGCGTGCCGGCCCGGCCAGGACGCCCGCCGGGCACCGGGGCCGTGCAAGGGGCACTGACGGCCCGCCAGGAGGACATCGTCCTGTTCATCAGGGACGCCGTCCGGCGCCAGGGTTACCCGCCGTCGATGCGAGAGATCGGCCAGGCCGTGCATCTCGCGAGCACCTCGTCGGTCGCCCATCAGCTGATGACGCTGGAACGCAAGGGCGTGCTGTACCGCGACCCGCACCGGCCGCGCGCCTACCGCGTCCGCGACTCCTGGGCACCCGACCTGGAGAACAGGGCCGCGCACCCGGTCGACGTACCGCTGGTCGGACGGATCGCGGCCGGTGCCCCGCTGCTCGCCGAGGAGATGGTCGAGGACGTCTACACGCTGCCGCGCCAACTCGTCGGCGAGGGCGAGATGTTCGCCCTGACGGTGGCCGGTGACAGCATGATCGACGCGGCGATCTGCGACGGCGACATCGTCATCGTGCGCCGCCAGGACAGCGCCGACCACGGCGACATCGTGGCCGCGCTCCTCGACGACGAGGCCACCGTCAAGCAACTGCACCGCAAGGACGGCCAGGTCTGGCTCCTGCCCCGCAACCCCGCCTACGAGCCGATCCCCGGCGACCAGGTCCAGGTGCTGGGGAAGGTCGCGGGCGTCCTGCGCCGCCTGTGA